From a region of the Alnus glutinosa chromosome 1, dhAlnGlut1.1, whole genome shotgun sequence genome:
- the LOC133869850 gene encoding ACT domain-containing protein ACR4-like, with product MAFYPEVNRSFSHDMDDEYEKLFRRMNPPRVVIDNEACKNATVIRVDSANKYGILLEVVQVLTDLNLIITKAYISSDGGWFMDVFNVTDQDGNKVTDEGILDYILKSLGPESCFTSSMRSVGVKPSMDDTAIELTGSDRPGLLSEVCAVLTHLKCNVVSAEIWTHNTRAAAVMHVTDEETGCAITDPERLSRIKELLCNVLKGSNKSSGAKTVVSHGVTHTERRLHQMMFAARDYDRADDDALDEKQRPNVNVVNWSDKDYSVVTIRSKDRPKLLFDTVCTLTDMQYVVFHANIDAEGPEAYQEYYIRHIDGSPVNSDAERQRVIQCLEAAIERRVSEGMKLELCTTDRVGLLSDVTRIFRENSLSVTRAEVTTKAGKAVNTFYVRDASGYPVDSKTIDSIRQVIGQTILKVKGRPEESKPVPQESPTRFLFGGLFKSRSFVNFGLVRSYS from the exons ATGG CTTTTTATCCGGAGGTCAACAGGAGCTTTTCACATGACATGGATGATGAATATGAGAAACTCTTTCGGAGAATGAACCCACCTCG GGTTGTAATCGATAATGAGGCCTGCAAGAATGCAACAGTAATAAGG GTTGACAGTGCAAACAAATATGGAATACTTCTGGAAGTTGTACAAGTCCTTACTGACCTTAACCTTATCATAACTAAAGCCTACATATCTTCTGATGGTGGATGGTTCATGGATG TTTTTAATGTCACTGATCAAGATGGAAATAAGGTTACAGATGAAGGGATTTTGGACTATATTCTAAAG TCTCTTGGGCCAGAATCATGCTTTACATCTTCTATGAGATCTGTTGGGGTTAAACCATCAATGGACGACACTGCAATTGAGCTAACTGGAAGTGACCGACCCGGACTTCTTTCTGAAGTTTGTGCTGTGCTCACACATCTTAAATGCAATGTCGTGAGTGCAGAGATCTGGACACACAACACCAGGGCTGCTGCCGTGATGCATGTGACTGATGAGGAAACAGGGTGTGCAATTACTGACCCAGAGAGGCTATCTAGGATCAAGGAACTTCTCTGTAATGTACTCAAGGGCAGCAACAAGTCTAGTGGAGCGAAGACTGTTGTCTCTCATGGAGTCACACACACTGAGAGGAGGCTTCACCAGATGATGTTTGCTGCTAGGGATTATGATCGAGCTGACGATGATGCCTTGGATGAGAAGCAGAGACCTAATGTGAATGTTGTCAATTGGTCTGACAAAGACTACTCCGTGGTTACCATCCGGAGTAAAGATAGGCCAAAGCTTCTTTTTGATACAGTTTGCACATTGACAGACATGCAATATGTGGTTTTTCATGCAAATATTGATGCCGAGGGGCCAGAAGCTTATCAG GAATACTATATCAGGCACATAGATGGATCCCCTGTGAATTCAGATGCAGAGAGACAAAGAGTGATACAATGTCTTGAAGCAGCTATTGAGAGAAGAGTATCTGAG GGCATGAAGCTAGAACTCTGTACCACCGACAGAGTTGGGCTGCTATCTGATGTCACCCGCATCTTCAGAGAAAATAGCCTCAGTGTCACCAGAGCAGAAGTCACAACTAAAGCGGGCAAAGCTGTTAATACATTCTATGTTCGGGATGCATCAGGGTATCCTGTGGATTCTAAGACCATAGATTCCATCCGGCAAGTGATTGGCCAGACTATACTTAAAGTGAAAGGCCGCCCTGAAGAGTCAAAACCTGTTCCTCAGGAGTCTCCAACCCGGTTCCTCTTTGGTGGCCTCTTCAAGTCTAGATCCTTCGTTAACTTTGGCTTGGTCAGGTCCTATTCTTGA